DNA from Podospora pseudopauciseta strain CBS 411.78 chromosome 5 map unlocalized CBS411.78m_5, whole genome shotgun sequence:
ACCTAGCTGATTGATGTAAGCACCAAACTGTATTGATACAACTATACAAGATCTCGTCACCTTAACACAGAAATTTATAGAAAGAATATTAGTATATTTTACAGACAGAATATTGGTAAGGGCTTGTGTAACGTCCTTTGAAGCTATAATTGTGCATTGTTGTGGCCGCAAAGATGAGGAGCAACATCACAAACAAGATATTGCTAAAATGCCTCTGCACTGGGTTGTAGACCATATTGGTCAACATGACAAACACCTGATTGGTTTGAAAATACCATTCTGTTCTTCTCAAGATCCAATCAACATTTTCCCCTGCTTCCATGCCCTATGCGTTGTCACCCAAAATGCAGTTTTCGGTCGACATTCCAACATTCCCTACGTCACTCACGTCAAATACCATCGCTTGACACCTCACCACGTGGCACGACGCGTGCAGGAATGCAACAAGTCGCGACGGTGACTCAATCAATTAAAAGCCGCAGGGAGGGTTCCCAGCAAACTGTGCTTGATTGGGTCGCGGTCGCGTTCCCCTGGGCCCACTTTTACCCTGAAAAgggaaagtaaacaaacatGCCTGATTGCGTGCAGGCTGCAGCTGTGGGGGCAACCGCAGTGGCGATCAGGGTTGGGTTTTTCGTTGGGTACAAAATCTGAGGATTGCCTTTTCTTTGAGTTTGGTATCCACTGATGCTTGTGTGTGACTGGGACATTTCGGAAGACTattcttctttttggttGATGAACAATGGCGGATTCAGATGTTCCCATCGCGCTTCGGCGcacgccgaggaggacggcgGCGAGTGTTCGGTTTCAGGCTTCGTCAAAAACTCCAACAAAGGGGCAAACTTCATCACGAACAGCCCCACCAAAAACATCAGATTCGGCAGTTGCAACGACGCCGAGGAGGCAGACAACAAGAAAACGCGTGAGATTTTCGGATCCGGGACCGCTTATTGGGACTGGAGCAACACAAGTGGAAGATGAGGTGTCGACGTCTTGGACGGGCCTGACACCCATGATATCCCGGACTCGTCTGGCCACAGGCACCCCTAAGCGCCGACACTCTTCAGCACCAGTCTACTCAACCGCAAATACCAGTTATGAAAGCGAAGAAATcaccttccttcccctccgccaAGTTCTCGATGGCCGGGTTAAACGCCGCATTAGACGGAATGGGCTCAGCGAGGAGATGAACACCATTTTCGCCGAACGAAAGACCAAGGCAAAGCAGACAAAAGAGGAGATGAACCGTCTGAGGCAGGAATTAGAGGAAAAGGACGAGGCGATCATGAGATTACAGGAGGAaacggtgatggtggactCAGACCGGGTATGGGAGCTGGAAAGGAAGGTATCACGGTTAAGGAGGCAGTTGAGCCAGATGTCAGgggcaacatcatcaccctctaggccttcaacagcagcaagcagcagccCCCCACAGCAAGACTGGACAGACGCCGCTCGTGATCCCTTCTCAAAGGATGCCTACTCTATGGATCTGGGCATGGACGACGACCTCCCAGACAACGACACAGACGAGGAGATATTTGGCGATTCCACCATGGCCGAACTAGCATGCAGCACGCCCACCCGAAAGCCAAACGCCACAGTCCACCACACCTCTGCCTCCTTCCGGTCGTCATTCCCCACCCCGCCATCAACCAGCCCAGCTCGACaattcaacaccaccgacgacCCCTTAACCCCCTGCTCGTCCAAGccccgcaccaccaccaccaccaccacaacaacaaaagcCACCTCAATAGCAAtccaaacctccctccccgaccccgccatcccccatctccaaacCAAACTATCAACCCTCCAACGCGACCTCGACATCTTCAAAAACCAGTTAACCTcgcacctctccctcccaaccgGCACCGCCCCCTCGGACATAttatcctccctctcccaaaccctcacGTCCCTATCCGACAAGACCCACGCGTTGACAACCCTGAACaaatccctctcctccctcgggTTTGCCCCCTCTAGCACTCCAAACCCAGACGCGCTGGATATAATAACCGGCATATCCTCCACCTTGCGCTCTTGCCGCCTAGAACTGGAGTACTTATCCCCCGGGGAACTAACCTTCCCCTTGTCTGGTTCGGGGGGACAAGTTCTCAAGATGATGGTGCAAAAACTGCAGGAGCTGGGCAAGAGGAGTAAAGACGCGGGGGAAGTGATtgaggagttgagggagcgggaaagggggttgaaggaggagttgagtGCCAGGGTTGACTTCACCGATCACTTAcaggagaggttggcgaaGGAGCAAAACGACAAAAAAGAGTTGGAggccaaggtggaggagttgagggaggcggtggataAATACACCAACGGCATTTCCAAGCTCGAAACCCTCATCAGCGAtctggaggagaggttggaacGGGAGAGTATTGAGCAGCAGCTTCACATCACGGCGCTGGAGCGGGGGTATAAAGACCAGTTGGCGGAGGTGAAGACGAGGTATGAGGAGGAATTAAacgggagggaggaggctaTTCTGGGATGGCGGGCCGAGATTGAAcgggtgaggggggagttgAGAGAGACGGGGGAGTTGGTAGGGAGGTTGAAGGATGAGGTGGCGAGGGTAGGTGGAGAGAATGATGCGCTCAAGGTGGAGAATGCGGTTATTGCTCAAAAGTatgaggctgagaagaaaagggggaagagaaTTGTCGGGGAGTTGGGACGGGTGCTGGCTTTGGCTCgtggggaggagagtgaagatgaggaagttGTGCCGTCGGCTGGTATGGAAAAGGGGACGAAAAAGAGGAGGTATGACGGTCGGATGGTGTTCACGAATGAGGCTGAAGCCGAAGAAGTTGAAGCCGTTGGGGTTGTGTGACTTCTTGGGTATTGTATTTCTCCTGCATTtattggttgttggtgatcaGGGTCTAATCACGTAACATTGTCTCATTTGTATGCTATGACGGGGCCTCCTGCTTTGGCGTTGATGCTATCAATTCTGTGGAATATCTATCTGTTCTGTTACACCCACTGTTCTCCTCATGGACGGACCGACCATCTTCTGTCGCTGGGTTGTCCTCCTGGATTATCTTATTTTGCCAGGAAGGATTCTGTAACTTCATCATTTGTGTCATCCACCTGTACTTCGCTGTAGGCCCACACCATATCGGGCAAGAGTGGCAAAATGTAGGACAATTGAGGGTGTTTGGGCCATCCTTTGGGTTTTCAGACCCTGGTTTGACCATGTAACCTCCATTGCAACTTCACCACCGGTACCAGCGCCTCCGGGTTCACATC
Protein-coding regions in this window:
- a CDS encoding uncharacterized protein (EggNog:ENOG503NYCD), whose protein sequence is MADSDVPIALRRTPRRTAASVRFQASSKTPTKGQTSSRTAPPKTSDSAVATTPRRQTTRKRVRFSDPGPLIGTGATQVEDEVSTSWTGLTPMISRTRLATGTPKRRHSSAPVYSTANTSYESEEITFLPLRQVLDGRVKRRIRRNGLSEEMNTIFAERKTKAKQTKEEMNRLRQELEEKDEAIMRLQEETVMVDSDRVWELERKVSRLRRQLSQMSGATSSPSRPSTAASSSPPQQDWTDAARDPFSKDAYSMDLGMDDDLPDNDTDEEIFGDSTMAELACSTPTRKPNATVHHTSASFRSSFPTPPSTSPARQFNTTDDPLTPCSSKPRTTTTTTTTTKATSIAIQTSLPDPAIPHLQTKLSTLQRDLDIFKNQLTSHLSLPTGTAPSDILSSLSQTLTSLSDKTHALTTLNKSLSSLGFAPSSTPNPDALDIITGISSTLRSCRLELEYLSPGELTFPLSGSGGQVLKMMVQKLQELGKRSKDAGEVIEELRERERGLKEELSARVDFTDHLQERLAKEQNDKKELEAKVEELREAVDKYTNGISKLETLISDLEERLERESIEQQLHITALERGYKDQLAEVKTRYEEELNGREEAILGWRAEIERVRGELRETGELVGRLKDEVARVGGENDALKVENAVIAQKYEAEKKRGKRIVGELGRVLALARGEESEDEEVVPSAGMEKGTKKRRYDGRMVFTNEAEAEEVEAVGVV